A genomic segment from Brevundimonas mediterranea encodes:
- a CDS encoding M28 family peptidase yields MLSAAARSLLLGGCAALALSGCVEPISPPPPAPMPAADYGSLLDDVRILSADDMEGRGTGTPGGERARAYLVARLEALGVAPAPFGRLQPFEGTGPSPQGPVTYRGVNVLGLIPGTRVGDRYIVVSAHYDHVGMHDGQIYNGADDNASGVATMLELAKRLKAQAPEHSVLLVAFDGEERGLLGAREFVKAPPVPLSSIALNLNFDMTARAETDGHLWVTGTYQHPNLRPILEPLPAVGPVSFAFGKDTPQDEGENNWVSASDQGAFHDKGVPFLYMGIDYHPDYHRPTDDFERIRPEVFTAATELAIAGFRALDRSLDR; encoded by the coding sequence ATGCTGTCCGCCGCCGCCCGATCCCTTCTGCTCGGCGGATGCGCCGCCCTGGCCCTGAGCGGCTGTGTCGAGCCCATCAGCCCGCCGCCGCCCGCGCCGATGCCCGCCGCCGACTATGGCTCGCTGCTGGACGATGTGCGGATCCTGTCGGCCGACGACATGGAGGGGCGGGGAACCGGCACGCCGGGCGGGGAGCGGGCGCGGGCCTATTTGGTGGCGCGACTCGAGGCGCTGGGCGTCGCGCCCGCGCCGTTCGGGCGGCTGCAGCCGTTCGAGGGGACGGGGCCTTCGCCGCAGGGGCCTGTCACCTATCGCGGGGTCAATGTGCTGGGCCTGATCCCCGGAACCCGGGTGGGCGACCGCTATATCGTGGTCAGCGCCCATTATGATCATGTCGGCATGCACGACGGCCAGATCTACAACGGCGCCGACGACAACGCCTCGGGGGTCGCCACGATGCTGGAGCTGGCCAAACGGCTGAAGGCCCAGGCGCCGGAGCACAGCGTCCTGCTGGTCGCCTTCGACGGGGAGGAGCGGGGGCTGCTGGGCGCGCGCGAGTTCGTCAAGGCGCCGCCCGTGCCCCTGTCGTCCATCGCCCTGAATCTGAACTTCGACATGACGGCGCGGGCCGAGACCGACGGGCATCTGTGGGTCACGGGCACATACCAGCACCCGAACCTGCGCCCGATCCTGGAGCCCCTGCCGGCGGTCGGCCCGGTCAGTTTCGCCTTCGGCAAGGACACGCCGCAGGACGAGGGGGAGAACAACTGGGTCTCGGCGTCGGACCAGGGCGCCTTCCACGACAAGGGCGTGCCCTTCCTCTATATGGGCATCGACTATCACCCCGACTATCACCGCCCGACCGATGACTTCGAGCGGATCAGGCCTGAGGTCTTCACTGCGGCGACCGAACTGGCCATCGCCGGCTTCCGCGCCCTGGACCGTTCGCTGGATCGGTGA
- the ligA gene encoding NAD-dependent DNA ligase LigA, with the protein MSSAIPPFPPVEDLTAETAAEELAWLAAEMARHDALYNEATPEISDADYDALRARNLAIETAFPDLVRPDSPSHKVGAAVSSQFAEVRHGVPMLSLDNAFDEGEVRDFVARIARFLKLPSDEPIAFVAEPKIDGLSANLLYVDGRLTLGATRGDGRTGEDVTANLNTIADVKQTLAGDDWPDRIEIRGEVYAPNAAFAAFNAAAEAEGRRTYANPRNFAAGSLRQKDARITGKRPLNFFAYAWGEHSSDFAETQWEALQKLKAWGFPVNARSRRVEGAEGLIAVYRELERDRATLGYDIDGVVYKVDRLDWQRRLGFVARSPRWAIAHKFPAQQATTVLEGIDIQVGRTGSLTPVARLHPVTVGGVVVRNATLHNEDEIERLDVRIGDTVRLQRAGDVIPQILGVVPDLRPADAVPYVFPDKCPVCGSEAVREGDEVKRRCTGGLICDAQIVERLKHFVGRRAFDIEGLGEKQLAAFNARGWIKEPADIFRLARDEARLKELEREDGYGETSIRNLVAGIDARRVISLDRFLFGLGIRDIGEQTSIVLARAFESWPALKAACLQAASGVPSDAWTALAGAHAISPRVLTLMAEATPPAADPWPEATMDMKISQAFPGMAAPARRSLATMTGDWSGLVELARVAREEGPSEILNQIAGVTGVGPVAALALAHFFHEPHNLQVVAALEAELTQILDAERPKSDTPVAGKTVVFTGALERFTRDEAKARAESLGAKVSGSVSKKTDYLVAGPGAGSKLKDAEKHGVQVLTEDEWLALIG; encoded by the coding sequence ATGTCCAGCGCGATTCCCCCCTTCCCGCCCGTCGAAGACCTGACCGCCGAGACGGCGGCGGAAGAACTGGCCTGGCTGGCCGCCGAGATGGCCCGCCACGACGCCCTCTATAATGAGGCGACGCCCGAGATTTCCGACGCCGACTACGACGCCCTGCGCGCCCGGAACCTGGCGATCGAGACCGCCTTCCCCGACCTGGTCCGCCCGGACTCCCCGTCGCACAAGGTCGGCGCCGCCGTCTCCAGCCAGTTCGCCGAGGTCCGCCACGGCGTGCCCATGCTGTCGCTGGACAACGCCTTCGACGAGGGCGAGGTGCGCGACTTCGTCGCCCGGATCGCCCGTTTCCTGAAACTGCCCTCCGACGAACCCATCGCCTTCGTCGCCGAGCCCAAGATCGACGGCCTGTCCGCCAACCTCCTCTATGTCGACGGCCGGCTGACCCTCGGCGCCACACGAGGGGATGGCCGCACCGGCGAGGACGTCACCGCCAATCTGAACACCATCGCCGATGTGAAACAGACCCTGGCCGGGGACGACTGGCCCGACCGGATCGAGATCCGGGGCGAGGTCTACGCCCCAAACGCCGCCTTCGCCGCCTTCAACGCCGCCGCCGAGGCCGAGGGCCGCCGCACCTACGCCAACCCCCGAAACTTCGCCGCCGGCTCCCTGCGTCAGAAGGACGCCCGGATCACGGGCAAACGCCCGCTGAACTTCTTCGCCTACGCCTGGGGCGAACACTCCAGCGACTTCGCCGAGACCCAGTGGGAGGCCCTGCAAAAGCTCAAGGCCTGGGGCTTCCCCGTCAACGCCCGCTCGCGCCGGGTCGAGGGCGCCGAGGGCCTGATCGCCGTCTATCGCGAACTGGAACGCGACCGCGCGACCCTGGGCTATGACATCGACGGCGTGGTCTACAAGGTCGACCGCCTCGACTGGCAGCGCCGCCTGGGCTTCGTCGCCCGCAGCCCCCGCTGGGCCATCGCCCACAAATTCCCGGCGCAACAGGCGACCACGGTGCTGGAGGGGATCGACATCCAGGTCGGCCGCACCGGCTCCCTGACGCCTGTGGCTCGGCTCCACCCCGTCACCGTCGGCGGGGTCGTGGTCAGGAACGCCACCCTTCATAATGAAGACGAGATCGAACGTCTGGACGTCCGCATCGGCGACACCGTCCGCCTGCAACGCGCCGGCGACGTCATCCCCCAGATCCTGGGCGTCGTCCCCGACCTGCGTCCCGCCGACGCCGTTCCATACGTCTTCCCCGACAAATGCCCGGTCTGCGGCTCGGAGGCCGTGCGCGAGGGCGACGAGGTCAAGCGCCGCTGCACCGGCGGCCTGATCTGCGACGCCCAGATCGTCGAACGGCTCAAACATTTCGTCGGCCGCCGCGCCTTCGACATCGAGGGCCTCGGCGAGAAACAGCTGGCCGCCTTCAATGCGCGCGGCTGGATCAAGGAACCGGCCGACATCTTCCGCCTGGCGCGCGACGAGGCGCGGCTGAAGGAGCTGGAACGCGAAGACGGCTATGGCGAGACCAGCATCCGCAACCTGGTCGCCGGCATCGACGCCCGTCGCGTCATCTCGCTGGACCGGTTCCTGTTCGGCCTGGGCATACGCGACATCGGCGAACAGACCTCCATCGTCCTGGCCCGCGCCTTCGAGAGCTGGCCCGCGCTGAAGGCCGCCTGTCTCCAGGCCGCCTCGGGCGTGCCGTCCGACGCCTGGACCGCCCTGGCCGGCGCCCACGCCATATCGCCCCGCGTCCTGACCCTGATGGCCGAGGCGACGCCCCCCGCCGCCGATCCCTGGCCCGAGGCGACCATGGACATGAAGATCAGCCAGGCCTTCCCCGGCATGGCCGCCCCCGCTCGCCGGTCTCTGGCGACGATGACGGGCGACTGGTCCGGCCTGGTCGAACTGGCCCGCGTGGCGCGCGAGGAAGGCCCGTCCGAAATCCTGAACCAGATCGCCGGCGTGACCGGCGTCGGCCCCGTCGCCGCCCTGGCCCTGGCCCACTTCTTCCACGAGCCGCACAATCTTCAGGTCGTCGCCGCGCTGGAGGCCGAGCTGACCCAGATCCTCGACGCGGAACGGCCCAAGTCCGACACCCCGGTCGCCGGCAAGACCGTGGTCTTCACCGGCGCCCTGGAACGCTTCACCCGCGACGAAGCCAAGGCCCGCGCCGAAAGCCTGGGCGCCAAGGTCTCGGGCTCCGTGTCCAAAAAGACCGACTACCTCGTCGCCGGCCCCGGCGCCGGCTCCAAGCTGAAGGACGCCGAGAAGCACGGGGTTCAGGTCCTGACCGAGGACGAATGGCTGGCCCTGATCGGCTAG
- a CDS encoding LytTR family DNA-binding domain-containing protein yields MTSGWARITRRLNGRDLWRCALAALAFSLINTPVNVLTAQADNPDVSAWKPMVWEVSSAITLMAAIWIPWLAASLAPPDEAAGEGWRPKARFAVIHLAALLAYSALHVSGFVALRKLGYAVMDAGAYQFGDRFGYELRKDLVTYVLLVGGFLLTAYLRRRRDEPVRPVSFDIRDGARIIRAPLGDILAVSSAGNYVEFLLADGRRPLMRATLAAVEAELSRFGFVRVHRSWLVNSERVTGLQPDGSGDWTVELGAVNAPLSRRYPAALATLRG; encoded by the coding sequence GTGACGAGCGGATGGGCGCGTATAACGCGACGGCTGAACGGTCGTGACCTATGGCGCTGCGCCCTGGCGGCCCTGGCCTTTTCGCTGATCAACACGCCGGTCAATGTCCTGACGGCCCAGGCGGACAATCCGGATGTATCGGCCTGGAAGCCCATGGTCTGGGAGGTGTCGAGCGCCATCACTCTGATGGCGGCGATCTGGATTCCCTGGCTGGCCGCCAGTCTGGCGCCGCCGGACGAGGCGGCGGGCGAGGGATGGCGGCCCAAGGCGCGGTTCGCGGTGATCCATCTGGCGGCGCTTCTGGCCTATTCAGCCCTGCACGTCAGCGGCTTCGTGGCGTTGAGGAAGCTGGGATACGCCGTCATGGACGCGGGCGCCTATCAGTTCGGCGACCGGTTCGGCTATGAACTGCGCAAGGACCTGGTGACCTATGTCCTGCTGGTCGGGGGCTTCCTGCTGACCGCCTATCTGCGGCGGCGGCGGGACGAACCGGTTCGGCCGGTCAGTTTCGACATCCGCGACGGCGCACGCATCATCCGAGCGCCCCTGGGCGACATCCTGGCCGTCAGTTCGGCGGGGAACTATGTCGAGTTCCTGCTGGCGGACGGGCGGCGTCCGTTGATGCGCGCGACCCTGGCGGCGGTCGAGGCCGAACTGTCGAGGTTCGGCTTCGTGCGGGTCCATCGCTCGTGGCTGGTCAATTCAGAGCGCGTCACCGGCCTGCAACCCGACGGCTCCGGCGACTGGACCGTGGAACTGGGGGCGGTCAATGCGCCCCTGTCACGCCGCTATCCCGCCGCCCTGGCGACGCTGCGGGGCTAG
- a CDS encoding acyltransferase family protein, translating into MSVPPPLVSPSAMKGRRYDLDWIRVGAFMLLILYHVGMFYVPWDWHVNSPRQIEALEPIMLMTSPWRLTLLFLVSGCATRFLADGFEARGQSGWALAGSRILRLLPPLLFGMFVIVPPQSYYEILEAAKGLGIADPAHSLVLKDFWLRYVTSTGHWCDADGCLTTPTWNHLWFIAYLLPYSLLLAAMIALPTVRRALQAAGDRVFRGWGLVVWPILYLILIRWFLAPRFEITHALTDDWYNHALSFGAFLFGYLIARSEEARQTLMRMRWPALIIALCSWAAWATYAWVYRGDVNPSEPLRQAMRIVYALDQAGFIAAILGFGARRLNRGGPALRYLSVGVFPFYIVHQTVTVVAAYNLATLHLPLGLEAGLLILITALGCLLAYEIARRIGWLGLLLGVKPQKEGRTARSPA; encoded by the coding sequence ATGTCTGTTCCGCCCCCGCTCGTGTCGCCGTCCGCGATGAAGGGCAGACGATACGATCTGGACTGGATCCGTGTCGGCGCCTTCATGCTGCTGATCCTCTATCACGTCGGCATGTTCTATGTGCCCTGGGACTGGCATGTGAACAGTCCGCGTCAGATCGAGGCGCTCGAGCCGATCATGCTGATGACAAGCCCGTGGCGGCTGACCCTGCTGTTTCTGGTCTCGGGCTGCGCGACCCGGTTTCTGGCGGACGGGTTCGAGGCGCGCGGCCAGAGCGGATGGGCGCTGGCCGGATCGCGCATCCTGCGCCTGCTGCCGCCGCTGCTGTTCGGCATGTTCGTGATCGTGCCGCCCCAGAGCTATTACGAGATCCTCGAAGCGGCGAAGGGCCTGGGGATCGCCGACCCGGCGCACAGCTTGGTGCTCAAGGACTTCTGGCTGCGCTACGTCACCTCGACCGGCCACTGGTGCGACGCCGACGGCTGCCTGACCACGCCGACGTGGAACCACCTGTGGTTCATCGCCTATCTGCTGCCCTACAGCCTGTTGCTGGCGGCGATGATCGCCTTGCCGACCGTTCGGCGCGCCCTTCAGGCGGCGGGCGATCGGGTCTTTCGGGGATGGGGTCTGGTGGTCTGGCCGATCCTGTATCTGATCCTGATCCGCTGGTTCCTGGCGCCCCGGTTCGAGATCACCCATGCCCTGACCGACGACTGGTACAACCACGCCCTCAGCTTCGGCGCCTTCCTGTTCGGCTATCTGATCGCCCGGTCCGAAGAGGCGCGTCAGACCCTGATGCGGATGCGTTGGCCGGCCCTGATCATCGCCCTGTGCAGCTGGGCGGCCTGGGCGACCTATGCCTGGGTCTATCGCGGCGACGTCAATCCGTCCGAGCCGCTCAGGCAGGCGATGCGGATCGTCTATGCGCTGGATCAGGCGGGCTTCATCGCCGCCATTCTGGGCTTCGGCGCACGACGGTTGAACCGGGGCGGCCCGGCCCTGCGCTATCTCTCGGTGGGCGTCTTCCCCTTCTATATCGTCCACCAGACCGTGACGGTCGTGGCGGCCTATAATCTGGCCACGCTCCACCTGCCGTTGGGCTTGGAGGCCGGCCTGCTGATCCTGATCACCGCCCTGGGCTGCCTCCTCGCCTATGAGATCGCGCGCCGGATCGGATGGCTGGGCCTGTTGCTGGGGGTGAAGCCGCAGAAGGAAGGGCGAACCGCGCGGTCGCCCGCCTGA
- the adhP gene encoding alcohol dehydrogenase AdhP — protein sequence MSRTMKAAVVRAFGQPLTIEEVAVPEPGPGQIQVKIEASGVCHTDLHAAEGDWPVKPNPPFIPGHEGVGYVSAVGAGVTLVKEGDRVGVPWLYSACGHCKHCLGGWETLCHDQQNTGYSVNGGFAEYAIADPNYVGHLPANVSFTDIAPILCAGVTVYKGLKMTDTKPGDWVVISGIGGLGHVAVQYAKAMGLNVAAVDVDDAKLDLARRLGATVTVNAKTSNDPAADIKAQTDGGAQGVLVTAVSPKAFEQAVNMTSRGATVALNGLPPGDFPLSIFDMVLNGTTVRGSIVGTRLDLQEALQFAADEKVKATVSVEPLENINSIFQRMRDGQIEGRIVMTI from the coding sequence ATGTCCAGAACCATGAAGGCCGCCGTCGTGCGCGCATTCGGCCAGCCGCTGACCATCGAGGAGGTGGCGGTCCCCGAGCCGGGTCCGGGCCAGATTCAGGTCAAGATCGAGGCCTCTGGCGTCTGTCACACCGATCTGCACGCCGCCGAGGGCGACTGGCCGGTCAAGCCGAACCCGCCCTTCATTCCGGGCCACGAGGGCGTCGGCTATGTCTCGGCTGTGGGGGCCGGGGTTACTCTGGTCAAGGAGGGCGACCGGGTCGGGGTGCCGTGGCTCTACTCGGCCTGCGGCCACTGCAAACACTGCCTGGGCGGCTGGGAGACCCTGTGTCATGACCAGCAGAACACCGGATATTCGGTCAACGGCGGGTTTGCGGAATACGCCATCGCCGACCCCAACTACGTCGGCCATCTGCCGGCCAATGTCAGCTTCACCGACATCGCCCCGATCCTGTGCGCCGGGGTGACGGTCTACAAGGGGCTGAAGATGACCGACACCAAGCCGGGCGACTGGGTGGTGATCTCGGGCATCGGCGGCCTGGGCCATGTGGCGGTCCAATACGCCAAGGCCATGGGGCTGAACGTCGCCGCCGTGGACGTGGACGACGCCAAACTGGACCTGGCGCGACGGCTGGGCGCGACCGTGACGGTCAACGCCAAGACGTCCAACGACCCCGCCGCCGACATCAAGGCCCAGACCGACGGCGGCGCCCAGGGCGTGCTGGTCACGGCCGTCTCGCCCAAGGCCTTCGAACAGGCGGTCAACATGACCTCGCGCGGCGCGACCGTGGCCCTGAACGGCCTGCCGCCCGGCGACTTCCCCCTGTCGATCTTCGACATGGTGCTGAACGGCACCACGGTGCGCGGATCCATCGTCGGCACCCGTCTGGACCTTCAGGAGGCGCTTCAGTTCGCCGCCGACGAGAAGGTCAAGGCCACGGTCTCGGTCGAGCCGCTGGAGAACATCAACAGCATCTTCCAGCGGATGCGCGACGGCCAGATCGAGGGCCGGATCGTGATGACGATCTGA
- the exaC gene encoding acetaldehyde dehydrogenase ExaC — protein MTKPEFARAATPKFKTRYDNFIGGQWVPPVNGRYFENTSPVNGRVLCEVARSDAADVELALDAAHAAKDAWGKTSVAQRAVILNKIADRIEANLQAVAEAETWDNGKPVRETLAADIPLAIDHFRYFAGCIRAQEGGISELDHDTVAYHFHEPLGVVGQIIPWNFPILMATWKIAPALAAGNCIVMKPAEQTPASILLLIELIQDLLPAGVLNIVSGTGAEVGEPLATNPRIAKIAFTGSTAVGQKIMEYATKNIIPVTLELGGKSPNIFFKDVMDADDAFLDKALEGFAMFALNQGEVCTCPSRALIHEDIYEAFIAKAIARVEAIVQGDPLDPATMVGAQASEQQLKKILSYLQIGKDEGAEVLTGGEQSLLPDDLSGGYYVKPTVFKGTNDMRVFQEEIFGPVLAVTTFKTFEEAMEIANDTEYGLGAGVWSRDMNTAYRAGRTIQAGRVWTNCYHQYPAHAAFGGYKKSGIGRENHRMMLDHYQQTKNLLVSYSPDKLGFF, from the coding sequence ATGACCAAACCCGAATTCGCGCGCGCCGCGACCCCCAAGTTCAAGACGCGCTATGACAATTTCATCGGCGGCCAGTGGGTCCCGCCGGTCAACGGCCGCTATTTCGAGAACACCTCCCCGGTGAACGGCCGCGTCCTGTGCGAAGTCGCACGATCGGACGCGGCCGACGTCGAACTGGCCCTGGACGCCGCCCATGCCGCCAAGGACGCCTGGGGCAAGACCAGCGTCGCTCAGCGCGCCGTCATCCTGAACAAGATCGCGGACCGGATCGAAGCCAATCTTCAGGCCGTGGCCGAGGCCGAGACCTGGGACAACGGCAAGCCGGTGCGCGAGACCCTGGCGGCCGACATCCCCCTGGCCATCGACCATTTCCGCTATTTCGCCGGCTGTATCCGCGCGCAGGAAGGCGGAATCTCGGAGCTGGATCACGACACGGTCGCCTATCATTTCCATGAGCCGCTGGGCGTGGTCGGCCAGATCATCCCGTGGAACTTCCCCATTCTGATGGCGACCTGGAAAATCGCCCCGGCCCTGGCGGCGGGCAATTGCATCGTGATGAAGCCGGCGGAACAGACCCCGGCCTCGATCCTGCTGCTGATCGAACTGATCCAGGACCTGTTGCCGGCCGGCGTGCTGAACATCGTATCCGGCACGGGCGCCGAGGTCGGCGAGCCGCTGGCCACCAACCCCCGCATCGCCAAGATCGCCTTCACCGGCTCGACCGCCGTGGGTCAGAAGATCATGGAGTATGCGACCAAGAACATCATTCCGGTGACGCTGGAGCTGGGCGGCAAGTCGCCGAACATCTTCTTCAAGGACGTGATGGACGCCGACGACGCCTTCCTGGACAAGGCGCTGGAAGGCTTCGCCATGTTCGCCCTGAACCAGGGCGAGGTCTGCACCTGCCCGAGCCGTGCCCTGATCCATGAAGACATCTATGAGGCCTTCATCGCCAAGGCCATCGCCCGGGTCGAGGCCATCGTCCAGGGCGACCCGCTGGACCCGGCCACCATGGTCGGCGCCCAGGCGTCGGAACAGCAGCTGAAGAAGATTCTCAGCTATCTGCAGATCGGCAAGGACGAGGGGGCCGAGGTGCTGACGGGCGGCGAACAGTCGCTGCTGCCGGACGACCTGTCGGGCGGCTATTACGTCAAGCCGACCGTGTTCAAGGGCACCAACGACATGCGGGTCTTCCAAGAGGAGATCTTCGGTCCCGTCCTGGCCGTGACCACCTTCAAGACCTTCGAAGAGGCGATGGAGATCGCCAATGACACCGAATACGGCCTGGGCGCCGGGGTTTGGTCGCGCGACATGAACACCGCCTATCGCGCGGGTCGTACCATCCAGGCCGGTCGGGTCTGGACCAACTGCTATCATCAGTACCCGGCGCATGCGGCCTTTGGCGGCTACAAGAAGTCCGGCATCGGGCGAGAGAACCACCGGATGATGCTGGACCACTATCAGCAGACCAAGAACCTGCTGGTCAGCTACAGCCCCGACAAACTGGGCTTCTTCTGA
- a CDS encoding GAF domain-containing protein, producing the protein MGDRPGNDHGSLIKQALDNGAEPARSALAASWRRSMSLYGLDPEDGGRPQTLTEAQLHEARQAMEPMTRAAQGVLDRLFLAVGDTGCCILLTNADGVPLERRGAAADDDIFRRWGLWPGAIWSEAVEGTNGIGTALAEHRPLTIHRDQHFHTRNTALSCTSHPIHDHLGRLAGLLDVSSCRADATAGVLGLIAAAVADAARAIEAQTFRQAFSQARIVLAGDPVERNTAALLAVDRDDLVIGATRAARLALSITDERIAAQLAASEVLGAGCVETELLEAERGAVRRALARSGGNVSAAARALGISRATLHRKLHRLGLSREPH; encoded by the coding sequence ATGGGCGATCGGCCAGGAAACGATCACGGAAGCCTGATCAAACAGGCGCTCGACAACGGCGCCGAGCCGGCGCGTTCGGCCCTGGCCGCATCCTGGCGTCGGTCCATGTCGCTGTACGGCCTGGATCCCGAGGACGGCGGCCGTCCCCAGACCCTGACCGAGGCGCAACTGCATGAGGCGCGCCAGGCCATGGAGCCGATGACGCGGGCGGCGCAAGGGGTGCTGGATCGGCTGTTCCTGGCCGTCGGCGACACCGGCTGCTGCATCCTGCTGACCAATGCCGACGGGGTGCCGCTGGAGCGCCGGGGCGCGGCGGCGGATGACGACATCTTTCGCCGCTGGGGGCTATGGCCCGGCGCCATATGGTCCGAGGCGGTCGAGGGCACCAACGGCATCGGCACGGCCCTGGCGGAACACCGGCCCCTGACCATCCATCGGGACCAGCATTTCCATACCCGCAACACGGCCCTGAGCTGCACCAGCCATCCGATCCACGATCATCTGGGACGCCTCGCCGGTCTGCTGGACGTCTCGTCCTGCCGGGCCGATGCGACCGCGGGCGTGCTGGGCCTGATCGCGGCGGCCGTGGCGGATGCGGCGCGGGCCATCGAGGCCCAGACCTTTCGTCAGGCCTTCTCCCAGGCGCGGATCGTCCTGGCCGGGGATCCGGTCGAGCGGAATACGGCGGCCCTGCTGGCGGTCGATCGGGACGACCTGGTGATCGGCGCCACCCGCGCGGCCCGCCTGGCCCTGTCCATCACCGACGAGCGGATCGCGGCCCAACTGGCGGCGTCAGAGGTCCTGGGGGCGGGCTGTGTCGAGACGGAGCTGCTGGAGGCCGAGCGCGGGGCGGTGCGTCGCGCCCTGGCGCGCAGCGGGGGCAATGTCTCGGCCGCCGCGCGGGCCCTGGGGATCAGCCGTGCGACCCTGCACCGCAAGCTGCACCGGCTGGGGCTTTCGCGCGAACCTCACTGA
- a CDS encoding DUF2147 domain-containing protein yields the protein MKTKIMLAAAALAAALASPALAADPTGLWQTPTNGGQVRIARCGQALCGTLVTSNHIRADADVRDEHNRDTALRSRTLRNLPMLTGFTGGPTEWRNGSVYNPADGRTYRGTITMTNDNSLNLRGCVVAPLCKTQTWTRIQ from the coding sequence ATGAAGACCAAGATCATGCTGGCCGCCGCCGCCCTGGCGGCTGCGCTCGCCTCTCCCGCCCTGGCCGCGGATCCGACCGGCCTGTGGCAGACCCCGACCAACGGCGGCCAGGTGCGGATCGCCCGTTGCGGCCAGGCCCTGTGTGGAACCCTGGTGACGTCGAACCATATCCGGGCGGACGCCGACGTCCGGGACGAGCATAATCGCGACACCGCCCTGCGTAGCCGCACCCTGCGGAACCTGCCGATGCTGACCGGCTTCACCGGCGGCCCGACCGAATGGCGCAACGGCTCGGTCTATAACCCGGCCGACGGCCGCACCTATCGCGGCACCATCACCATGACCAACGACAACAGCCTGAACCTGCGCGGCTGTGTCGTCGCCCCCCTGTGCAAGACCCAGACCTGGACCCGCATCCAGTAG
- a CDS encoding aldo/keto reductase — MKTRKLGLNGPEVSAIGLGCMGMSAFYGGADEGQSISVIHRALDLGVTLFDTAEMYGPHTNEVLVGKALKDRRDQAFIATKFGINYNADRSKLLVDGSPANVRRAIEGSLQRLGVDHVDLYYLHRVDPDTPIEETVGAMAELVKEGKVRFLGLSEAAPDTLRKAHATHPITALQTEYSLWTRDPEDELFAVVRELGIGFVPYSPLGRGFLSGDIKSIDDLEADDFRRTNPRFMGENFQKNLDLVEAVKAIAADKGVTAAQLALAWVLAQGEDLVPIPGTRRIATLEQNAAATDIVLTPEDLARIDAVFPRGAAVGHRYAEAARAALNR; from the coding sequence ATGAAGACGCGCAAGTTGGGCCTGAACGGTCCCGAGGTTTCGGCCATAGGCCTGGGCTGCATGGGCATGAGCGCCTTCTACGGCGGCGCGGACGAGGGCCAGTCCATATCCGTCATCCACCGCGCCCTCGACCTGGGCGTCACCCTGTTCGACACGGCCGAGATGTACGGCCCGCACACCAATGAGGTCCTGGTCGGCAAGGCGTTGAAGGACCGGCGCGATCAGGCCTTCATCGCCACCAAGTTCGGCATCAATTACAACGCTGATCGTTCCAAGTTGTTGGTCGACGGCAGTCCGGCCAATGTCCGCCGCGCCATCGAGGGCAGTCTTCAGCGTCTCGGCGTCGATCACGTCGATCTGTATTATCTGCATCGGGTCGATCCCGACACGCCGATCGAAGAGACGGTCGGGGCGATGGCGGAGCTCGTCAAGGAGGGCAAGGTCCGCTTCCTGGGCCTGTCCGAGGCCGCGCCGGACACCCTGCGCAAGGCCCATGCGACCCATCCGATCACCGCCCTGCAAACCGAATATTCGCTGTGGACGCGGGACCCGGAAGACGAACTGTTCGCGGTCGTGCGGGAACTGGGCATCGGCTTCGTGCCCTACAGCCCGTTAGGTCGGGGCTTCCTGTCCGGCGACATCAAGTCCATCGACGATCTGGAGGCGGACGACTTCCGCCGCACCAATCCGCGTTTCATGGGTGAGAATTTCCAGAAGAACCTGGATCTGGTCGAGGCGGTGAAGGCCATCGCCGCCGACAAGGGCGTGACCGCCGCCCAACTGGCCCTGGCCTGGGTCCTGGCCCAGGGCGAGGATCTGGTTCCGATCCCCGGCACCCGCCGCATCGCTACTCTGGAACAGAACGCCGCCGCGACGGACATCGTCCTGACGCCGGAAGACCTGGCGCGCATCGACGCGGTCTTCCCCAGGGGCGCGGCCGTGGGCCACCGCTACGCCGAGGCGGCGCGGGCGGCCCTGAACCGCTAG